The DNA region TTAGGAGGGCGGTTAGACCGTGTCCCCCAACTCCTTTTTTGATCTCGTCCATTGGCAGTTTCTCGAGTATCTGGGCTATGTATGCCGCAGTTTTTTCCTCCTGGTAGCTGAGTTCAGGGTGACGGTGTATGTGGCGGTAATGGTCCATGCAGCGTTCTCTTGTGGCCTCGATCAGTTCCTTTATCCTATCTGTAGTCGATTTCATATGAGTTCCCTCCTTTGATCCTTGCCTTCGTCACTATATCACAGTATCGACAGGGGGTTCCATACAAAAAGGGCCTCCTCAGGAGGCCCTTTTTGTCTTTTTTGGAGCGTTTACAGGTATCCGGCCTGTGCGAGTAGCTCTTTGGCCTTTTCCATGTGTTTGCCCGGCAGTTTGACCACCGGTCCGGTGCATCCCATGGACGATTCCGCATAGATCTTGTTTTTCCAGAGTTCTCTTACGGCATCCTCTATGGAGAGAACATCCACTCCGTGGATTTCCTCATCGGTAGGCTCTGCCGGAGGCGCTACTACTTCCTCGGAGCATTCCGGCTTGGGGAGTATGCCCTTTATTATGTCCTCGAGTCCGGCTTTCTTCGCCGCGGCGACCTCGGAAGCGACCTTTTCCGAGTGTCCTCCCTTGGCGACCTCCGCGTTGTATGCTACCGCGTTGGCTATGACGGGAGCTCCGGATGCCCTGGAGATGATGGATATTACCTTGCTCCATCCCCCTCCTGCGGAGGGACCGTAACCCCATCCGAGGGCCTCGTAGGATCCTCCTGTGTTGAAGGAGGAGAACATCTTCATCAGGACGTTGCCCGTGAGGGTGTCGCATACGCAGACGTCCACCGCTCCGGCCAGTATGTCGTTGCCCCTTAGGACCGATCCTCCGTCGGCTCTTAGGCTCTCTCCGAAGGTGATGTCGTAACCGTTTCCCTTGAGCTTGTTGAGGGCCTTGAATACCAGCTGGGCTCCCTCTACGTTCAGTATTCCCACCGTAGGGTTGGTCTTGCCCATGGCCTTGGCCGTGGCTATGCCGTAGATGGCGTTTCTTATCATGGCCTCGACCCTGTTTATGGCGGACGTGCCGGTGGAGGAGGCTACTATCATGTCCTTGCCCTTCGCCGGGGTCAGTACCCTCCCGATGGTGGTAACCCCCATGGGAAAGGGATAGTGGAGCGCCACCGCTCCGGCTATGGTTCCGTCGGATATGGCGGCTTCCATTGCCTTGGAGATGTCGGCGTCGCAGGGATCGGTCTCTATCCACTGAAGATCGTCGTATCCCTCGACCTTGGGGCCTATCATGACCACCTGAACGCCCTGGTTGTTCTGCTGAGCCAGCCTTCCGCCTATGGCGAGCTCCTCCGGGCCGTGCTCGCTTCCGTGAGCCATCAGTCCAACCTTTACCCTAGGACCGCCGGTGCGGGCCGCCTCGATTATTTCCGAAAGGGCTCCGCCGATCAGTTTTTTAACGTCAGACATAGGTTATACCCCTTCCTGCTTACTTCGTCAGGGAATCGGAGATCTCGGAGAGGGCCTCCAGAAGTATGTTCTTGACGTCGTCCTTGCTCACCGCCGCCACGGAATCGGCAGAGGCGGGCGTCTCTATCAGGAAGGACGCTCCGTCGGCCAGGTTGGTCAGTCTGGCGAGGAAAAGGCTTCCTTTTCCTATTATCATGGCCCTCTTTATCTTCCCGTCTTTTATCCATTCGGCTGCCTGGCCGATGAAGGGCGCTCCGGCAGGGATATGTCCCTGGGTGTGAGCGAATCCGGGGAGTCCCTTCTCCTTGACGAAGTTCATCATGTCGGCCTTCTCTATGGATTTCTTCATGACGGCAAGAGCAGCGATCATCTTTATGTTTGCCATGGGAACGTCTCCCGCTCCGGCAGGCAGGGTGATCTCCGGTATGTGGAGCTCAGCCCCGAACTTATCGACGTCGGCCAGGTCGAGACCGACCTTCTGGAGGGGCTCCCAGGTAAGAGCCTGGGTTACGGCCTGAGGAGAGGCTCCTGCTCCGACTGTGTGCTTGCCTATGGCGTCTAGACGCATCTCCGGGCTGACTCCGTCGCAGGGGGTGATCAAAACGGCGAAGCTTCCGAGACAGTCCTCCAGGGCGGGAAGCTCCTTCTTAACGTGGTCCTTGCTGTTCATGTACAGTTTGGGAACCGCTCCTCCGGCGAGGACGACCACGTTGGATCGAGCTTCCGCGGCGACCTGGGACGCTCCGGCTATCATGGCGTTGACCGGTCCGGCACAGAATCCTCTGACGTCGCATCCGCTGGCGTTTTTACAGCCCACTATCTCGGCTATGGCCTTGGCGAAGTTTCCTCCGGCCCTCTGGCACATATCTCCGGCTCCCTCTTCGGAGCACTCTATTACGAAGTCTACGTCCTCGGCCTTCATACCTGTGTTCTGCAGAAGGTGTAGGAGAGATAGTACCGCGCTGGCCTTGCTGGCGATGTTCTCCAAAAGGACATGGGCGCTGAGGTTCTCGTCGACCTCGTGTCCCTTTCTGACGCAGCCAACGATCTTACCGCCGAAATAGAGTGGAAGGGCTCCGTGCTTCTCGTCGCAGTCGGCCTCTATCTCCGCTCCGTCTTTGCCTTCCTCCAGGCGGGCCAGCATGGATTCGGTCATGAACTTGTGGTTAGAGAGTTTTTCCTTAACCGATGCGGCGAAGTTCTTCTCGATCCATACGAGGTCGAAGACATCGCATATGTCCATTAGTCCGATGAACTCGTCCTCGGGCATTATCTCTCCGAACTTTCCGTAGCGGTCGGCGCCGGAAAGGCGGTTTTCGTACATGGGTTTGGCCTGATTCTCCAGGTCCTCGAGGGGAAGGGTGCCTATGTAGGCCATGTTGGGGGCGTAGTCCTTGGCCTGCTCGAAGCTCTGGGCGTGCTCAGGGAGCTTCTTGAGGTAATCGGTCTCGCCGTGAGAATGGCGCTCGACGTGGGGAGTGTTGCCGTAGTGGAGTCCCAGCTCGGGGGTGTGCTGGAGACAGTAAGCTGATCCTTTGATTGCGACACGTGACATGACAGAAAACGACCTCCTTGAATATATCTCTAATCTCACGACGAGAGGGGTCGGAACTCCCTACCCCTCTCGTCTTTCGCGCTACTATTATAGTATAGACCGCCAAAAAATGGTGATCGATTTCATAACTTAAAGTCTCCGAACCGGAGACACCTGTGCTTTAGCCTCAGGTGGCGCAGGAATGGGCGGTTGGAAGTTTGAATGCCTTCCAGCCCTTCTCGATTCCACCCTCAAGGTAGGAAGCGTCGAAGCCCTTTCCCTTGAGTTCTTCTGCAATGGTCTTGGAGGTCTCTCCGTCTCCGCATACGACCAGTATCTTCTCGTCCTTGGGAAGGTCCTCGGAGCACTCGACCACCTCGTCGGAAGGTATGTTGAAGGCGTTCTTTATGTGAGCGTCTGCGTATTGCTCCGCCTCTCTGACGTCCACTATGAACGTGCCTTCCTGTTTCATAAGTTTGCAGAATTCCTTGGTGTTTACTGCCGTCATTTCTAAAACCTCCTGTCAGATCTCTTCGAGGAATATTCCTCTGGGTGTAGCGACACGGCAAGATTCTACACCAATATGGAATGGAAGGCACCCACTCTAAAGGGGGAGAGCTGGATCGCTCTCCCCCTGACATGCTTTTTTTTACAGTCTTCCCTCTTTTTCTTCCCTTAAAAGACCCTTGTAGAGGCAGTAGCAGGCCAACACCATGATGACGGCGAACGGGGGAGCGGCTGCCAGTGATATGGTCTGAAGGTTCTGAAGTCCTCCGGTCATCAGGAGCACGATCGCTAGAGCGGCCATGAGCACTCCCCAGATTGCCATCTTGTTCTTCGGAGGGTTCAGGTCTCCGTGAGTAGAGTACATGGACAGGACGAATGTTCCCGAGTTTGCGGAGGTCACGAAGAAGGTGGTTATGAGCACCACCATTAGCATCGACATGGCCGTTCCAAGGGGGTAGTTGGCGTACATCTCGAACACTCCGGTGGACATATCGGCCAGTATTTTCTGGGAGATCTGGACGTTTTTAGTTATCTCCAGATTCAGAGCGGAGGTTCCGAATATGGCGAACCAGGTGAAGCTTCCGAGGGCCGGGACGATGAGAACTCCGGCGACGAACTCTCGGATCGTACGACCTCTGGATATCCTGGCCACGAAGGATCCCACGAAGGGAGCCCAGGCGATCCACCAGGCCCAGTAGTACAGGGTCCAGCTGCTAAGGAATCCTTTGTACTCTCCTCCGTAAGGAGCCATGGTGAAGCTCTCGGAGACGACGTTGGAGAGGTAGTCTCCAACTCCTGTCATGAGCGACTCTATTATGGGAAGAGTCGGTCCCACCAGGAACAGGGCAAACATCAATATGCCGCATATAAGTAGATTGAAATCGGCCACTTTCTTTATGCCTTTTTCGATCCCCATCACTGCCGAACCTGTGTAGAGCACAGCCAGAATGGCTATTATGGCTATCTGTACCGTCAGGCTTTTGGGGATCCCGAACACCTGGCTGAGGCCACTGTTAAGCTGAAGGGTCCCTAGTCCAAGAGAAGTGGTTATCCCCGCCAGGGTGGCGAAGATCGCCAGGACGTCTACGGTTTTGCCGAAGGGGCCTTTTATCCCCTTTTCACCTACCAGAGGCAGGAACACGCTGCTGATGAGTCCGGGCGAGTTCTTGCGAAACTGAAAGAAGGCCAACGAGAGGGCTATGACCGAATATCCCGCCCAGGGGTGTAGCCCCCAGTGGAAGAAGGATATCCTGATGGCGTCTCTGGCGGCCTGGACCGATCCGGGCTCAGCCCCGAAAGGAACCGATCCGAAGTGGTATATAGGTTCCGCCGCTCCGTAGAAAACCAGCCCGACTCCCATACCGGCGGAGAAAAGCATGGCAAACCACGACATGGTCTTGAATTCCGGTCTCGAGTCGTCCGGACCGAGCCTGACCTTTCCGAAACGACTGGTGGCTATGAAGATGCAGAACAGGACGAACAGGTTCATCGAAAGCAGATAACCCCATCCGAATTTATCGGTCAGAACGTTGAAAAGCCCTCCTGCAAAGGCTCCGAAGCTATCGGGGGAAAACAGGCCCCAAAGAACGACTCCCATGGTTATCCCCATGGATATGACGAAGACAGAGTTGTCTTTTTTGGCACTCATTCTCTCTACTCCTTCCGTTTTTTGTTAAAAATCCCCTCGCGACACGGAGCGAGGCAAAAGGGAGAGGGATAAGGCTCCTCCCTCTCCCGGAAGGGGGGCTTCGTCAGAGTTTAGTCGGGTAGACCTTGGGTTCCTGGATCTCGTCGGTGAGAGAGTCCAGAGCGATGCCGACCCTGTGTTTCCTCAGGGCCCATTCGTCCTCGGGGCTCATCTCCGGGTCCCCGAGGGGGTAGGGGACCGACACTGTCTGTACCATCCTGTTGGATCCCACGGTCTTGGCCACGTCGATTAAGTTGCACATTACCACGACCGGGATTCCGGAGCGCTCTATCTCTTTTCCCATCGTTGCACCGCAACGAGTGCAGGTGCCTCAGGTGGAGGTCAGGACCACCGCGTCGACCCCGGCATCCTTAAGCTCCTGGGCGATCTCCTTGCCGAACTTGGCGGCGTAGGCCTGGGTTGTTCCCGTTCCTACAGTTACGTAATAGTGGTCGAACAGCTTGCCGAATTTACCCTCGCTCTCCCAGTGTCTCATGGCGTCGACCGGGACACCACGGTCGGGGACGGCGCACATGGCGGCGGGGTCGAATCCGGCGTGGATGGTCTTGAACACTCCTTCTGGGAGTTTATCCAGCTTGGATATGTCGTATTTTCCCCACTTGGTGGCGGATGCCGACTGTATCCGATCGGGGTTCTCCACCGGGACGACTCCGCTGGAGGACACCAGGGCGATGGTCGCCTTGCTCAGGTCCTTGAGAGGCGTTGCCGGAGGAATCTTGTCCATCTTGGGGATAACCAGTTCGCTGGTGAAGCTTTCCCCTCCGAGTTTCTTGATGAGCATGTCCACCACTCGGTCAGAGGCCAACCTGCCCTCCGGATGGGGCATCTCGAAACGGACTCCTCTGGGGAAGTAGCCTTCCTCCGAGGCGGGCTTGAGAGATTCTCCTTTGGCTATCTTCTCAGCGAAAGTGGCCATCTTCCCCATGTCTTCCTTCATGAAGGTGGCCTTTCTGCCGCCATGGAAGACGTAGGCCTCAGACTTGAACTGCTCTACCCCGGGATTCTCCTCGTTCATGGAGGTTATGACCGGTACGTCGAATCTCTCCTTGACGGCCTTGCATACCAGGCCACAGCCCACTCCGTATCTTCCTGCCATGAAGGCTGGTCCGGCGAAGAATATGTCGAACTCCTGCTTCTCGAGCCACGACATGATCTCTCCGAGGGCCTCGTCGGTGTGTCCGGTCACGTAGTTGTCACCGCAGACGACGGTGTGGGTAACCTCTACGTCTGGCATCATCTGGTTAAGCATGTTGGAGCATCCTACCAGCTCGGAATGGAAGCTGGGCTTGGAGTCGGCGGCTTCCTCGCCTCCGACCTGACCAAAAAACTGGTTTATGTAGTGAATTGCTTTCAGCGCCATCTTCTTCACCCCTTAAAATTCAGCGCAGGTTTTTCTGGAAAAGCCGCTGATATGGTTGCAGCAGAACATACCGTTGTTCTCCATGGTGGTCGAGCCGTCGGGTTTTACACAACCCTCCCAGCCCCCGGAGTTTCCGTCTCGGGCAAGAGCCTCCAGCTCGCCTATTACCTCCATAGGTTCTAGGTCGTAGACCTGGGATACGTTGCCGGTGGAGACCAAAGCGTCGGTCATGGGATTCATGGAGACCAAAGGCTGAGATCCACCGTCTCTACCGGTAGCCTCGTCGGAGATGCCGACGGTCTTGACCCCTATCTTCTCCAGTTCTACCAAGGCGGCGGTGTAGTCGACGTCGGGGTTGCCGTAGCCTTCCTCGGCTACTATGGCTCCGGTGGCTCCCAGGTTGTGGGCCATCTGAGCTATCATCTTGGCGCAACGGTCCTTCTCGTTCATCTTGACGTTGAGGTTCGCCATTATCACCCCGAGGAAGTTGATCGTCTTGCCGTGTTCGGCCATAAGCCTCTTGACCACCGGGTTTACTCCGAATTCGTAGGTGGAGATCTTGGAGGAGGTTGGCATGAAGCTGCCGGATATCATGCAGCCGTCCAGAAGCTCGTTGGGATGCATAAAGGTGGGCAGCATGTGGTTGCCGTCCCAGCCGTAGATGAGGGTGTTATATCCCATGGCCTCCATCTGGGTCTGAGGCTGAAGGACGTAGACGACTCCGGGAAGGGAATCGATCTCGGCGGTTCTGTCCGTCACGGCCGGAAGGTCGAAAACCTCGACGTCCTCGGGCTCCATCTCCTTGACGCACTGACCGATGTACTCGGCGAGCTTCATCCCACCCCATCGGAGGGCCTTGTTCTTCTTCTGCTGCTCGAACCTCTCGAAATTCTCGTCGGTGTCCGCTACTAGGACGAGGTTGACCATGTCTCCGAAGATGGTCTGATCCTGGTATTTCCCGCCCATGTCGATAACGCCGTCCTGGAATCCGCCCATATGCTCTCCTACTACTATGAGGCTGCATCCCTTGAGGGCGTGGGTCCTGCCGTGGCCCGCTTGGCCCATGGGAGATGTGACCCCGGGGAATATCCCCTGGCTCTTCCCGGAGACCTTGCATCTCATCTCAATGGCCTCCTTGACGGGGCAGAGTCGCACCATCTCTCCGGGCTTGACTACCCTGAGATCCGCGGTGGTGATCCCCGGTTCCTCCTCCTTCACGTAGCTCAACAGCTCCTCCTTGTCGACGGTGAGAACTCCGTCGGCGTAGGAGGTGTTGTCTCCGAAGACGATGTCTTTCACGTGGAAATTACCCATCTCAAGTCTCATTGACGTGACTCTCCTTTTCCTCGGTCTTCTGCAGGATCTCTACGATGTCCTTCCTGTCAGAGCCTCCTCAAACCACTTTAGAGCGGTTCGTTATAGCTACCAAAAGTTATGTCTTTAACTATCGTAACGTCGTTACGGTTATAATTATGATCTAGGTTTCACGTCTGGACTATCGAGGTATCCGTGAATCACAGGTAACGAAAAACGTGAGCCTCCGATCACGTTTTTCGTGGTCGGAGGCTCACGTAGCTGTCATCCCAGGTCTATGAGGCCTTCTCTTATGGCGAATCGGGTCAGTTCGGCTATGTTTCCGCAGTCCAGTTTTTCCATTATCCTTCTCCTGTGGGTGTCCACAGTGTTCTTGCTGATGTGGAGGGAGGAGGCCACCTCCTTGGTGCTGGACCCCTTAGCCAGAAGCGAAAGCACCTCTCTTTCCCTGTCGGACAGCAGCGAGGCTTGTGACGGAATCGCCGTGTCCAGCAACTTGAGGTAGTCCTTCATCAGTATGGAAGCTATCTTTGGGCTCAGGTAGGTCTCTCCGGAGGATACTATGTGTATGGCTCTTATCAGCTCCTCCGAGCTGCCCTCCTTGAGGGCGTATCCCGATGCTCCCGCCTTCAGTATCTCCGCTATGAGCCTCTTGTCGGCGTGCATTGAGAGGGCCAATATCTTGACGTCTTCCAAGGAGGACTTTATCCTTCTTGAGGCCTCTATGCCGTTCATCTTCGGCATGGTGACGTCCATGACTACCACGTCGGGATGGTGCTGTAGCGTGAGCTCCAGGGCCTCCTGTCCCGTCCTGGCCAGAGCCAGCACGTCCAGGTCCTCCTCTCTGGAGAGTATGTCCCTGACTCCCTCCAGAAACAGCTCGTGATCGTCAGCTATTATGAGCGGTATCAAGAGGCTCGCCTCTCTCTCCGTGAGACGGCATGTTTAGAGGTGCCGTCATAGCTACAGTGGCTCCCTTGCCTGGTTCGGAGATTATCTGTATAGATCCCCCTATGGGGTGAAGTCTCTCCCTGATGCTGAAGAGCCCGAACCCATCCAGCTTTCCCCATTTGAAGGTGAAGGGAGAGGGGAAGCCTATCCCGTCGTCCTCTACGACGACCTGTATCTTTCCCGGGCCTCTGTGGACTCTTATCGATACGTGGGATGCCTTGGCGTGTTTGATGACGTTTATGAGCAGTTCTCTGGTCATCTGATATAGGAGGACGCATATCCTGTCGTCTGCCTGGTGTACGAGGTTTCCCCCCTGGAAGTCGTAGCTTATTCCCTGAGGGGCCAAGAGGTGTTCTGCCAGAGATTCCAAGGCCGGGTTGAGGCCTATATCGTAGAGGGTTGGGGGGCTCACCTGGAATATCAGTTCCCTGCTCTGGGCTATGACAGTCTCCACCGATTCTATGGCGTTGTCTAACTCCTCTTTGGAGCAGCCTCTTTCCCTGAGGGACTGTAGCTTATGGAGCAGAGTCACTAGAGAGTGTCCTATAGAATCGTGTATCTGTCCGGCTATGGATCTTCTCGTCTTCTCTTCCGACAATGTCAGTTGAGCTGCCAATTCACGGAGCTCCTCCCTGTAGTCCAGGAGCTCTTTCTGTTTTTCCCTCAGTTTTTCGTCCGATTTTTTCCATCTCGTACGGTCCAGGAATATCACCGATACCCGATCCGGCAGAATCGGAAAGGCTATGGCCTCCAGGTACTTGCCTATGGAGGCGCAGTAGCTTTCGCAGTGCACCGATCCCTCCGTATTGAGACATTTCATGATGATGTCGTGCCAACAGGGTTCCACGTCGGGCCATACCTCCAGGAACGTCTTGCCGACTATGTCCTCTTTGGGTGTCCCCATTACCTCTTCGTAGGCCGGATTCACATCGATGAATCGAACCTTCCCCGCCTCCACCTCGTAGAGGGAGATCGGGTCGAAGGTTCTCTCGAAAAATATCCTGTAGGATAGCTCATCCAGCCCTTTTTCCTGTCTTTTCATGCGGGTCTCCATCCCCTTCCAGTATAATCATACGGGATTCTTCTCGATGTTACCATCCGAAAAGCCGCGGCAATAGATACACAGCTTAGGAGGGACTTGGATTATGGGTGTTAGTTTGGTATGTACCGGATGTGGCAAGCAGGTCGACGACGAAAAAGCGTTTCGTTGTCCCGGTTGTGACGGTCCGCTGGAGCTACCGGAGATCGTCGGGAGCAGACCGGGCCCCTGGGTTCCCGGAGAGACCCTGATAGAGCGATACAAGGACTTTTTCCCTTTCGCAAACGGAAGGGCCGATCTCTCCTTGGGAGAGGGTTTCACCCCTTTGGTAAGGCTCGACGGACTTGGAAAAAGAATGGGGCTTTCTTCCTTGTTGGGAAAAAACGAGGGGGCGAATCCGACCTGGTCCTTCAAGGACAGGGGAACCCTTGCAGGGGTCGTACATGCCTTGGAGTCTGGGTACAGCAGGATAGGCACGGTATCCACCGGTAATATGGCCGCCTCCGTGGCGGCATACGGAGCCAAGGCCGGACTGGAGACGGTCATCTTGGTCGGAAGAGGTCTTCCCAGGGAGAAATTGGGGCCGATCGCCATGTACGGTGCCAGGTTAATAAAGGTGGATGGAGACTACGGTAGGCTCTATTACGAAAGCCTCAGGCTCGCCAAGGACAGGGATATAGCCTTCATAAACTCGGATGCCCCATTCCGGGTGGCCGGATCGAGGACCATCGCCTACGAGATATGCGAACAGTTGAACTTTACCGTGCCCGACTGGGTGTTGATACCTGTGAGTGCGGGAGGAAACTTCAGAGGAATAGCCAGGGGTTTCAGGGAATTTTTCCTATCCGGCCTGATAGACAGGGTGCCTAGGCTTATGGCGGTTCAGGCCGACGGCTGTTCTCCGGTCGTAAGGGCCTTCGAGGAGGGAAGTCCAAAGGTCGGCAGGTTTGACTCTCCCCACACAGTGGCCCATGCCATAGAGAATCCCTTTCCTCCCAGCGGCAACGAGGTCCTTCGCCTCGTCAGAGAGAACGGATGGAGCTGCCGGGCTGTCTCGGAGGATTCCATACTGGATGCCCAGAGGGAGCTGGCGATGGAGGGTTTGTTCGTGCAGCCTGCCTCGGCGGTCTCCTTGGCTGCCTTGAAGGATGCCGTCAGAGACGGTCTGGTCGAGTCAGGCCAGTCCGCAGCACTGGTGTTGACCGGAAGCGGCCTCAAATATACGGCGGTGTTCGGACAGCACGATCTGACCTGGGAGGAAAGCACCCTGGAAAATCTGGGAAACGCTTTGGACCGACGGTAAAACGATCGGCGAGGACGGAAATCACACCTCCGTCCTCGCCGATTATCGGTCTCTATCTCCTATTTACGGGAGAACGTGACCTTGTACTCTCCGTTTTGTTCCTCCCAGGTTGCCGACCATCCCTTGCTCTTACCGAACCTCTCGACGTTGTTTCTGGCCGTCTCCGTGTCCACCAGGATGGACACTACGTCAGAGGATGCCTTGTCCAGGGCCTTTTTTGTCTCCAGGACAGGCTGAGGGCAGGAAAGCCCTCTGGCGTCCACCGTAGTCTCCGAAGCCATATCGAGATCCCTCCTCAGTCCAATTTCTGGCGCATCATAAAGCCGATTGCCAGACAGAATATCATCCCTACTACCCAAGCTCCCGGTGCGTAGGGGGTTATGCCGTTAGGTGAGCTGGCCAGGGAGAAGTTGTGGGCTATCCCCGCTCCGGCTATCATGCCCAGTACGAAGACCGCTGCGTCTCCGTCTCCCTCTCCACTCATGATGAGCTGCCTACCGGGACACCCTCCGGCGAGGGTGAAACACAGACCGGCCAGAACCATCCCGAGGAAGTTCCAAAGGCCGTTCGTATGGGCCACAGGCTGACCGGCAAAGCCCGGTTTGAACAGTCCCAGTGCGTAGTTAGTCGCGACCGCGGCGATCAAGAGGGCTATTATACCGTTGAACAGGTGGGAGTCCTTCAGCATGAAAAGGTCTCGGACCGAGCCGACCGTGCAGAATCGGCTTCTCTGGGCCAGCCACCCTATGGCCAAACCCACTGCCATAGAGACCACCCAAGGAGCGTACATCGATCCTGGCCCCTTGGCGGAGAAGAATATCGGGCCCGAACCTTCCGCCCCGAATTTAGGGGCTATCAGGAGAAGAGCCAAAAGCCCAAGGGCCATCAGGGGCATCATCAGTCCCGAGCCCCTCTCTTCCGAGTGGCTTCTTCCCAGGCTGAACCCCCTCCAGAGGAAGAATATGCCTATCCCTATGCCTACGAAAAGACCGGCCAGCCCAAACAGGGCGTTCCAGTCTCCTCCTGCCAGTCTGAGATAACCTCTCCAGGGACATCCCAGGAAGATCAGGGCCCCTATCATGGCGAACATCCCCAGGAAGAATCGGACCACCGGAGACGAACCGGATCTGGGTCTGTATTCTCCAAAG from Dethiosulfovibrio faecalis includes:
- the grdD gene encoding glycine/sarcosine/betaine reductase complex component C subunit alpha, with the protein product MSDVKKLIGGALSEIIEAARTGGPRVKVGLMAHGSEHGPEELAIGGRLAQQNNQGVQVVMIGPKVEGYDDLQWIETDPCDADISKAMEAAISDGTIAGAVALHYPFPMGVTTIGRVLTPAKGKDMIVASSTGTSAINRVEAMIRNAIYGIATAKAMGKTNPTVGILNVEGAQLVFKALNKLKGNGYDITFGESLRADGGSVLRGNDILAGAVDVCVCDTLTGNVLMKMFSSFNTGGSYEALGWGYGPSAGGGWSKVISIISRASGAPVIANAVAYNAEVAKGGHSEKVASEVAAAKKAGLEDIIKGILPKPECSEEVVAPPAEPTDEEIHGVDVLSIEDAVRELWKNKIYAESSMGCTGPVVKLPGKHMEKAKELLAQAGYL
- the grdC gene encoding glycine/sarcosine/betaine reductase complex component C subunit beta, with amino-acid sequence MSRVAIKGSAYCLQHTPELGLHYGNTPHVERHSHGETDYLKKLPEHAQSFEQAKDYAPNMAYIGTLPLEDLENQAKPMYENRLSGADRYGKFGEIMPEDEFIGLMDICDVFDLVWIEKNFAASVKEKLSNHKFMTESMLARLEEGKDGAEIEADCDEKHGALPLYFGGKIVGCVRKGHEVDENLSAHVLLENIASKASAVLSLLHLLQNTGMKAEDVDFVIECSEEGAGDMCQRAGGNFAKAIAEIVGCKNASGCDVRGFCAGPVNAMIAGASQVAAEARSNVVVLAGGAVPKLYMNSKDHVKKELPALEDCLGSFAVLITPCDGVSPEMRLDAIGKHTVGAGASPQAVTQALTWEPLQKVGLDLADVDKFGAELHIPEITLPAGAGDVPMANIKMIAALAVMKKSIEKADMMNFVKEKGLPGFAHTQGHIPAGAPFIGQAAEWIKDGKIKRAMIIGKGSLFLARLTNLADGASFLIETPASADSVAAVSKDDVKNILLEALSEISDSLTK
- a CDS encoding rhodanese-like domain-containing protein yields the protein MTAVNTKEFCKLMKQEGTFIVDVREAEQYADAHIKNAFNIPSDEVVECSEDLPKDEKILVVCGDGETSKTIAEELKGKGFDASYLEGGIEKGWKAFKLPTAHSCAT
- a CDS encoding BCCT family transporter; its protein translation is MSAKKDNSVFVISMGITMGVVLWGLFSPDSFGAFAGGLFNVLTDKFGWGYLLSMNLFVLFCIFIATSRFGKVRLGPDDSRPEFKTMSWFAMLFSAGMGVGLVFYGAAEPIYHFGSVPFGAEPGSVQAARDAIRISFFHWGLHPWAGYSVIALSLAFFQFRKNSPGLISSVFLPLVGEKGIKGPFGKTVDVLAIFATLAGITTSLGLGTLQLNSGLSQVFGIPKSLTVQIAIIAILAVLYTGSAVMGIEKGIKKVADFNLLICGILMFALFLVGPTLPIIESLMTGVGDYLSNVVSESFTMAPYGGEYKGFLSSWTLYYWAWWIAWAPFVGSFVARISRGRTIREFVAGVLIVPALGSFTWFAIFGTSALNLEITKNVQISQKILADMSTGVFEMYANYPLGTAMSMLMVVLITTFFVTSANSGTFVLSMYSTHGDLNPPKNKMAIWGVLMAALAIVLLMTGGLQNLQTISLAAAPPFAVIMVLACYCLYKGLLREEKEGRL
- a CDS encoding glycine/betaine/sarcosine/D-proline family reductase selenoprotein B gives rise to the protein MALKAIHYINQFFGQVGGEEAADSKPSFHSELVGCSNMLNQMMPDVEVTHTVVCGDNYVTGHTDEALGEIMSWLEKQEFDIFFAGPAFMAGRYGVGCGLVCKAVKERFDVPVITSMNEENPGVEQFKSEAYVFHGGRKATFMKEDMGKMATFAEKIAKGESLKPASEEGYFPRGVRFEMPHPEGRLASDRVVDMLIKKLGGESFTSELVIPKMDKIPPATPLKDLSKATIALVSSSGVVPVENPDRIQSASATKWGKYDISKLDKLPEGVFKTIHAGFDPAAMCAVPDRGVPVDAMRHWESEGKFGKLFDHYYVTVGTGTTQAYAAKFGKEIAQELKDAGVDAVVLTSTUGTCTRCGATMGKEIERSGIPVVVMCNLIDVAKTVGSNRMVQTVSVPYPLGDPEMSPEDEWALRKHRVGIALDSLTDEIQEPKVYPTKL
- a CDS encoding glycine/sarcosine/betaine reductase component B subunit, which produces MRLEMGNFHVKDIVFGDNTSYADGVLTVDKEELLSYVKEEEPGITTADLRVVKPGEMVRLCPVKEAIEMRCKVSGKSQGIFPGVTSPMGQAGHGRTHALKGCSLIVVGEHMGGFQDGVIDMGGKYQDQTIFGDMVNLVLVADTDENFERFEQQKKNKALRWGGMKLAEYIGQCVKEMEPEDVEVFDLPAVTDRTAEIDSLPGVVYVLQPQTQMEAMGYNTLIYGWDGNHMLPTFMHPNELLDGCMISGSFMPTSSKISTYEFGVNPVVKRLMAEHGKTINFLGVIMANLNVKMNEKDRCAKMIAQMAHNLGATGAIVAEEGYGNPDVDYTAALVELEKIGVKTVGISDEATGRDGGSQPLVSMNPMTDALVSTGNVSQVYDLEPMEVIGELEALARDGNSGGWEGCVKPDGSTTMENNGMFCCNHISGFSRKTCAEF
- a CDS encoding response regulator transcription factor, yielding MIPLIIADDHELFLEGVRDILSREEDLDVLALARTGQEALELTLQHHPDVVVMDVTMPKMNGIEASRRIKSSLEDVKILALSMHADKRLIAEILKAGASGYALKEGSSEELIRAIHIVSSGETYLSPKIASILMKDYLKLLDTAIPSQASLLSDREREVLSLLAKGSSTKEVASSLHISKNTVDTHRRRIMEKLDCGNIAELTRFAIREGLIDLG
- a CDS encoding PAS domain-containing sensor histidine kinase → METRMKRQEKGLDELSYRIFFERTFDPISLYEVEAGKVRFIDVNPAYEEVMGTPKEDIVGKTFLEVWPDVEPCWHDIIMKCLNTEGSVHCESYCASIGKYLEAIAFPILPDRVSVIFLDRTRWKKSDEKLREKQKELLDYREELRELAAQLTLSEEKTRRSIAGQIHDSIGHSLVTLLHKLQSLRERGCSKEELDNAIESVETVIAQSRELIFQVSPPTLYDIGLNPALESLAEHLLAPQGISYDFQGGNLVHQADDRICVLLYQMTRELLINVIKHAKASHVSIRVHRGPGKIQVVVEDDGIGFPSPFTFKWGKLDGFGLFSIRERLHPIGGSIQIISEPGKGATVAMTAPLNMPSHGERGEPLDTAHNS